TCACCGCCGACCTCGTTGCCGCGCTTGCGGACCCGGGCCAGCACCTGCAGCACGCTGTCGTGGATCGACCGGGCCAGCCGTTCCCGCTCGGCCGTCGCCGCTTCCTTCCGCAGCGCCTGCTCCAGCCGCGCCGCGGACCGCCGGCCCATCGTCGCGGCCATGCCGACCAGCAGCCCGGCCGCGGCGAGCAGGACGCCGTCGCGGGCGACGTCGAGGTCGAACTTCTCCCGCGCCAGCCCGGTCGCCACCCCGAGGACCAGCCCGGCCAGCACGCCGCCGCTCGCGCCGAAGCGCGCGCCGGCGGCGACCGCCGGCACGGCGGCCCACACCGTCGTGATGAGGGGGACGTTCAAGGCGAACTGCGCGTCGCTGAGGACCCACGGCGAGGTCAGCAGCAGCGCGGTGGTGAGCACGAGGTCGAAGATGACCAGCGCCGGCGGCCGCGTCCGCTCGCGCAGGTAGAGGAAGCTGCTGACGACCGACCACACGGCCATGACGCCGAGGATCGTCCAGGCCAGCCACTCGCGCTGGTAGTGCCCGCTCTGGACGATCACGGTGCCGCAGGCGAACGCCCAGGTGAGCACGCGGAACGCGAGCACGCCACGCCACATCGGCGTGATCGGGTCGGGCGTCCGCCGGGTGGTCACGACTTGCCGTCGCGCTTCGGTGGCTCGGCCGGTGACGAGACGGCTTGCTCCTCGCCGACCGTCGCGATTTCGGCCTTCGGCCCCCCGGGTTCGGCGTCGTTCGGCTGCGCGGCCTGGTCCTTCAGGACGTTCACCTCGGCCGGGTCCGGGTTGGTCTCGTGCAGCAGCGACCGGACGCCGGCGTTCAGCACCGCCAGCAGCGGTACGGCCAGCAGCGCGCCGGGGATCCCGGCCGCCACCAGGCCGGCGGTGATGGCCAGGACCACGGCCAGCGGGTGCAGCTTCACCGCGCGGCCCAGCAGCAGCGGCTGCAGGACGTGGCTTTCCAGCTGCATCACGCCGATCACGATGGCCAGCACGATCACCGCGCCGATGAAGCCGTTCGTCACCAGGGCGACCAGGACGGCGACGCCGCCGGTGATGACGGCGCCGATGATCGGGATGAACGCGCCGATGAACACCAGCGTGGCCAGCGGGATCACCAGCGGCACGCCCATGATCCACAGCCCGATGCCGATGCCGACGGCGTCGACCACGGCCACCGCCGCGGTCGCGCGCACGTAGCTGACGAGCGACGCGAACCCGCGGCGCCCGGCGACGTCCACGCGGTTGCGGACCCGCCCGGGCACGGCGCGGACCAGGAACGTCCAGATGCCTTCGCCGCCGCTGAGGAAGAAGATCGTGATGAACAGCGTCAGCAGGAACCCGGTGAGGATCTCGCCGACGGTGCTCGCCGTCGTCAGCGCGGTCGTCGTGATGGACGCCTGGTTGTTCTGGATGAAGCCGATCGCCTGGTTGATGAAGTCCTGGATCTGCTCCTGGCGCAGGTGCGGCGGGCCGTTGAGCAGCCAGTTCTTGATCTGGTCGAGGCTGTCGTTGAGCTGTTTCTGCAGCTGCGGGAGGCCCGAGGAGAACTGGGTGATGACGAACGTCAGCAGCCCGCCCAGCACGGCCAGCCCGGCGATCAGCACGATCGCCGTCGCCAGGCCGCGGGGGAACTTGACCGCCACCAGCTTCTGCACCGCCGGCGCGAGCAGCGCGGACAGCAGCAGGGCGATGGACAGCGGGATGATGACGACGGACAGGTAACCGATCACCCACACCACGGCGTACAGCGCGGCGACCACCACGATGAACCGCCACGCGAGCGCCGCGCTGATGCGCAGGCCCCGGGGGATCAGTCCGGTGATGTCCTCGTGCTCCGGCAGGAACGGGTCTTCGCGTCGCGCGTGGCTCACTGCCACACCGTACTGGCTGGACCGTCCGATTCGGCCGCTTTCGCGCCGCCGCGCCCGACACCGATCGGGGCCAGCGGTGATCACTGGTCGTGAGACCGGGCTACACAGTGTGTTGTTCACACGATGGGGGCATCAAGTCGTGTCGAGGGTGCGCACCCGGCCGCGGATTTGGTTAGGTCGCTTCCGCAACGCAATGTTGCCGATTGATCACAGACCCAGCACGACTCAGCACGAGGAGAAGACGAGTGGCGAAGACCGCGACGAACGAGGGGCAGGGCGCCAAGCGCACCCGCCGTCTCGTGTCGCGTGCGCTGCTCGTCCTCGGGGGTGCCGTGGCCGGCACCGCCGCCGCGTGGCTCGTCTCCGGTGCGACCGCTTCCGCGGACACCGTCGAGGTGGGCACCGCCCCGATCACCGACGCCGCGAGCGGCAGCCTCGGCGACGTGAACACCGGTGCGGCGACCGCGGCCGGCGATGTCGCCGACTCGAGCTGCCACCAGGACGCCACCGCGTGGAGCGCGCCGTGCGCCCGCGTCCTCGGGCACGAGGTCTCCGAGCGCGTCAGCGACTCGGTTTCGGACCTCGCCGAGGATGCCGTCGTGAGCCCGGCGAGCCGCACCCTCGGCGCGGTCGAGCACATCGTCCGCGAGCCGCAGGACACCCGCCAGGTTCTCGAGCAGACCTTCACCCCCGAGCCGGCGCACGACGTGCTGCAGCTGCTCGACCCGGCCGGCCACGGCAACCTGGTTCCGTCGCTCCCGGGGCTCGCCCCGGTCGAGCAGGAGCCGGTGACCACCGGCGCCGGCCAGACCACGGACACGGTCGCCGTCTCGACCGTCCAGCTCCCCGCCGCGCTGCGAGCCCTGCTCGCGATGCCGACGGGTTTCCAGCACGACAACGGCAGCGGTGCCGCGGGCGAGTCCCGCGACAAGCACCGTGATCTGCCGTCGCCGCTGGTTCCGGTGCAGCTTCCGGCCGCACCGTCCGTCCCCACCGCCCCGGGTGGCACCACGGCCCCCGGTGGACACCTCGACGGCCTCAACTTAGGCGTCCCCTTCTGGACGACCGAAGCCGTCGACACCGCCGTCGCGGCGATGAGCCGCGCCGGCCTGCGCCAGACGGCGCGCACCCCGGGCGAGCAGCCCGGTGTCACTCCTGACTGAACACCTCCCTTCACGGGTAGCTGACGCGCCCAAGTCCGTCTTCATCTGACGGCGCCTGCGTCCGCGAGATTCCCGTGACACGGCGGTGCGCTTTTTTGCGCCCGCAAGAAGTTCCTTCCCCCTCGGTGCGTCTCGGACCCCGTTTCGACTTCGACGAGCGCACCCCCATAAGCCCGCAAGGGAACCCGAAATAAAGGAGAAAAACCCCATGCAGACGTGGGCAAAGCGCGGACTCCAGACCGCACTTGTCACGGGTGGGTTGCTGATGCTGGGTACCGGCATCGCCTCGGCTGACGAGAACGTCAACCCTGACGCCCCGGCCTCCCCGCTCGACCTGAACGTCACGGCTCCCATCCAGGAAGCCAACAACGCGGTCGGCACCCCCTTCGGCCAGCTGGACCTGCCCGCCGGGCAGACGGAGCTGAGCACCAAGCCGGTCACCAACGCCGCGAACGAGGCTGCCAAGCAGCTCGACGAGGCGAGCCCGATCAGCCAGAGCACCCTCGGCGGTGCCACCAAGGCCGACGGCGCGGGCGCCTTCACCCCGGGGCACAACAACCTCAAGGGCAACAAGGTCACCGGCGACGTCGTCGTCCCGATCCAGATCGTGGACAACGCGGTCGGCGTGATCGGCGACGCGAACGTCCAGGGCGGCGACCACACGCAGACCTGGGACCACAACCAGGACATCGCGACGACCGGTGAGGACTCCAGCCTCGCGGGCAACGCGGTCGCCCTCGACTGGGCGCTCCCCGTGCAGATCGCCGGGAACGGCGGCGGCGTCGCCGGCGGCACCGGCCGCGTGACCGGTGGGTCGGCCAGCCAGAGCGCCACCGAGACCGGGAACGTCGACACCAACGGCGACGGCTCGGCCCTCTCCGGCAACGTGGTCGCGGGCCAGCTCGCCACCCCGGTGCAGGTGACCGGCAACGCCGCTTCGTACCTGCTCGGCAACGGGCAGAGCCACGGCTACTCCGCCGACACCGTCGCGACCTCCGGCGGCTCGCTGCTGAGCTCCGGTGACAACAGTGCCGGGTCGGGCAACGTGGTCGGCGCGCCGATCGCCCTGCCGGTCAAGTTCAACTGCAACTCGGGCGCCGTGTGGGGCTCGCTGTCGAACTCCGACGGCTGCAACACCTCCGCCGACGCCACGGCCGGGGACACGCGCGAGGGCAGCCTCGGCATCCCGACCTACCTCGAGACGAGCGGCAACGACTCGTTCCTGTCCGGCAACGGCGGGGCGGCCTCGCTGTCCCCGATCGCGAACGTCGCGGGTGTCGCGGGCTCGTGGATCGGCAACGCCTCGGCGGGCATCCCCGACGCCGGCAGCTCCTCCAGCACTGTCGACTCGGGTGGCTTCGTCAAGACCGCCGGTGACAACGCGAGCGGGTCGGGCAACGTCCTGAACCCGTCGGTCGCGCTGCCGGTCGAGGCCTTCGGCATCGGTGGCACCTACATCGGCCAGGCGAACGCGGCGCACGACAACACCACCGACGCCAACGCCGGCGACGGCAGCTACACCAAGGGCAACGACTCGGTCCTGGGTGGCAACATCATCAACACCCAGGCCGCGGGCGCGCCCGAGGTCTTCGGTATCGGCGGCAGCCACATCGGCAACGCGTCCGGCACCGCGACCGAGGACAAGACGGTCACCGCCGGGAACTACGACGGCACGCAGGGCAACGACTCGTCCGGCTCGGGCAACGTCGTCCAGGTGCCGGTCGGCCTGCCCGCCGAGGTCTTCGGCGTGGGTGGCTCGTTCATCGGCCAGGGCTCCGGCTCGGCCGACGAGACCAAGGTCGTCTCCGGTGGCGGCGGTGGCAGCACCCACGACGACAACGGCTTCCTGAGCTCGAACCTGGGCACCGTGCCGGCGTCGCTGCCGGTGCAGGTCGCCAACATCGGTGGCGCGTTCGTCGGCCAGGGCCACGGCAAGGGCTCGACCGACACGACGTCCAACGCGGGCGGCGACGTCACGGCGAACGGCCCCGCGGGCGCCGGCGCCGGCAACATCATCGAGGCCCCGGTCTCGTTCCCGGTGCTGGCCGCCGGCAGCGGTGCCGCCCTCGCGGGCATCGGCACCGGTGAGAACGACAACATCACCGACTCCTCGGCGGGCGGCGACGCCCTCACCGACGGGCAGGACGGTGCGCTGGCCGGCAACATCGTGAAGGCCCCGATCGCGGGTGTCGCGCAGCTGTTCAGCGACGGTGTCGCGGGTGCGGCCCTGGGCCACGGCCTGGGCACGAGCGACACCACGTCGCAGGCCGGTGGCGACGCCACCACCAACGGTGACCGCGGCAGCGTGGCCGGCAACATCATCGGCGCCGACGCGCTGCCGGTGGCGCAGGTCTTCGGTGACGCCGTCAGCGCGGCGGGTGTCGCCAGCGGCACCGGGATCAACACGACGTCCGTGCAGAACGCGGGCGACGACACCACCTCGGGTGTCGAGGGCGCCATCTCCGGCAACATCCTCGACATCCCGGCCACGGCGATCGCGCAGCTGTTCGGCGACGCGGTGACCGTGGGCGGCGTCGCGCACGCCGTCGGCGACAACACGCTGACCACGCAGAACGGTGGCGAGCCGACCACCGAGGGTGACGGGTCGAGCCTGTCGGGGTACAACTTCTACCACGACATCGTGGCGCCGGTGCAGATCTTCGGCGTGCCCCTCGAGCTGCTCGGGGTGGCCACCGCGGACGCGACGGACATGACGAGCATCGACGGGGAAGCCACCGACGCGGCCGACACGATCGCGAACCCGGTCGAGGGTTCGGAGCTGGGTGCCGGCGAGCTGCCTTCGCTGACCGGGCTCGCCAGCGGCCTGCCGACGGCGGGGCTGCCCACCGCGGGCCTGCCCGCGCTGCCGATGGCCGTCCCGGCGCAGCGCGCCGACGTGCCGCAGATGGGCAACCCGCTGGCCGGGCTGTCGCAGCTGGCGCACCTGCCGGCCGCCGGTGGCGTCCCGGCGCTGCCGAAGCCGACCCTGCCGAACACCTCGGCGCTGCCCGCGGTGACCGGCCTGTCGGCGCTGGGTGGTGCCCTGCCGGGTCACGGCACCGAGCGTGCGGACCTGCCGACCGCCGGCCTGCCGATCGCGCTGCCGACGCTGGGCGCCCTGCCCGGCACCGAGCGTGCGGACCTGCCGACCGCGGGCCTGCCCGTGGCGCTGCCGGCCCTGCCGGCCCTGGGTGGCGTCCCGGCTCTGCCGGTCGCCCTCCCGGTGACCCCGGCGCTGCCGGCCGCCCCGGCCGCGCTGCCCGCCGCCCCGGCCCTGCCGGTGAACGCGAAGCTGCCGGTGCTGGACAGCGCGGCCCCGGCCGCGCAGGTTCCGGCGATGTCGGGCCTCGACTCGACCGGCTTCCTCGCGAAGCTGCTGGGTCTGGTCAAGCGCAAGTAGTTCGGTGACGCCGGGCGGGTTCAGCCAGAGCCCGCCCGGCCCCGCAAGCCCCGGCAGGCGCTCCACCGCGCCGCGAGGTCTCCTCGCACGGAGTGCCTGACGATCGAAGAAAGCTCTCCTTCCCTGGAGAGGACGAGCCCCAAGAGCCGCATCCGGCTCTTGGGGCTCGTTCGTGTTTCCGGGGAAGGTCAGGAGAACTGCAGCGACCGCTTCGCCAGGCCGTGCCAGAACCCGTCGATCACCGTGCGGCCGGACTTCTCCTCCGCGGTCGCGCCGAGGGAGACGAACAG
This genomic window from Amycolatopsis mongoliensis contains:
- the macS gene encoding MacS family sensor histidine kinase encodes the protein MTTRRTPDPITPMWRGVLAFRVLTWAFACGTVIVQSGHYQREWLAWTILGVMAVWSVVSSFLYLRERTRPPALVIFDLVLTTALLLTSPWVLSDAQFALNVPLITTVWAAVPAVAAGARFGASGGVLAGLVLGVATGLAREKFDLDVARDGVLLAAAGLLVGMAATMGRRSAARLEQALRKEAATAERERLARSIHDSVLQVLARVRKRGNEVGGEAAELAKLAGEQEIALRSLVTTEPLTPNESGTASLRAALQLLATSSVQVSTPADDVELPAHVTDELVAVTREALSNVEKHAGPEAQAWVLLEDLGGEVVVSIRDDGPGIPDGVLERAAADGHLGVVESIRGRVRDLGGSATLDTGPGRGTEWEVRVPSTRGAK
- a CDS encoding beta strand repeat-containing protein — its product is MQTWAKRGLQTALVTGGLLMLGTGIASADENVNPDAPASPLDLNVTAPIQEANNAVGTPFGQLDLPAGQTELSTKPVTNAANEAAKQLDEASPISQSTLGGATKADGAGAFTPGHNNLKGNKVTGDVVVPIQIVDNAVGVIGDANVQGGDHTQTWDHNQDIATTGEDSSLAGNAVALDWALPVQIAGNGGGVAGGTGRVTGGSASQSATETGNVDTNGDGSALSGNVVAGQLATPVQVTGNAASYLLGNGQSHGYSADTVATSGGSLLSSGDNSAGSGNVVGAPIALPVKFNCNSGAVWGSLSNSDGCNTSADATAGDTREGSLGIPTYLETSGNDSFLSGNGGAASLSPIANVAGVAGSWIGNASAGIPDAGSSSSTVDSGGFVKTAGDNASGSGNVLNPSVALPVEAFGIGGTYIGQANAAHDNTTDANAGDGSYTKGNDSVLGGNIINTQAAGAPEVFGIGGSHIGNASGTATEDKTVTAGNYDGTQGNDSSGSGNVVQVPVGLPAEVFGVGGSFIGQGSGSADETKVVSGGGGGSTHDDNGFLSSNLGTVPASLPVQVANIGGAFVGQGHGKGSTDTTSNAGGDVTANGPAGAGAGNIIEAPVSFPVLAAGSGAALAGIGTGENDNITDSSAGGDALTDGQDGALAGNIVKAPIAGVAQLFSDGVAGAALGHGLGTSDTTSQAGGDATTNGDRGSVAGNIIGADALPVAQVFGDAVSAAGVASGTGINTTSVQNAGDDTTSGVEGAISGNILDIPATAIAQLFGDAVTVGGVAHAVGDNTLTTQNGGEPTTEGDGSSLSGYNFYHDIVAPVQIFGVPLELLGVATADATDMTSIDGEATDAADTIANPVEGSELGAGELPSLTGLASGLPTAGLPTAGLPALPMAVPAQRADVPQMGNPLAGLSQLAHLPAAGGVPALPKPTLPNTSALPAVTGLSALGGALPGHGTERADLPTAGLPIALPTLGALPGTERADLPTAGLPVALPALPALGGVPALPVALPVTPALPAAPAALPAAPALPVNAKLPVLDSAAPAAQVPAMSGLDSTGFLAKLLGLVKRK
- a CDS encoding AI-2E family transporter, whose protein sequence is MSHARREDPFLPEHEDITGLIPRGLRISAALAWRFIVVVAALYAVVWVIGYLSVVIIPLSIALLLSALLAPAVQKLVAVKFPRGLATAIVLIAGLAVLGGLLTFVITQFSSGLPQLQKQLNDSLDQIKNWLLNGPPHLRQEQIQDFINQAIGFIQNNQASITTTALTTASTVGEILTGFLLTLFITIFFLSGGEGIWTFLVRAVPGRVRNRVDVAGRRGFASLVSYVRATAAVAVVDAVGIGIGLWIMGVPLVIPLATLVFIGAFIPIIGAVITGGVAVLVALVTNGFIGAVIVLAIVIGVMQLESHVLQPLLLGRAVKLHPLAVVLAITAGLVAAGIPGALLAVPLLAVLNAGVRSLLHETNPDPAEVNVLKDQAAQPNDAEPGGPKAEIATVGEEQAVSSPAEPPKRDGKS